The Saccharomonospora glauca K62 genome has a segment encoding these proteins:
- a CDS encoding DUF1876 domain-containing protein, with protein MEHTATWTMNIVIDEQDGQTRAEALLRTDDGTVRTGIGVARRNPRDTDVPVIGDELAVARALAELSHQLLETTVADIESVTHHPAHLSR; from the coding sequence ATGGAACACACGGCGACCTGGACGATGAACATCGTCATCGACGAACAGGACGGACAGACCCGCGCGGAGGCCCTGTTGCGGACGGACGACGGAACCGTCCGTACGGGCATCGGTGTGGCTCGGCGGAACCCGCGGGACACGGACGTGCCCGTCATCGGGGACGAACTCGCGGTCGCGAGGGCGCTGGCCGAACTGTCGCACCAATTGCTGGAGACCACGGTGGCCGACATCGAGTCGGTGACGCACCACCCCGCGCATCTGTCCCGGTGA
- a CDS encoding class I SAM-dependent methyltransferase has protein sequence MTTTDTSVLDADRLEELLHQVITDVGAAMTVPLALVGDRLGLFTELAEGGPMNAGQLAERTGLDARYVQEWLLAMATTGYVTHDGSSDSSSDPARTRYHMSPEQAEAFTNSESPAYVAGAFQNLTAATRIIDRLTEAFRTGEGVGWHEHHEDLFLGTERFFRPSYLANLTSTWIPALSGVEDKLRTGARVADVGCGLGASTIIMAKEYPKSEFVGIDYHGPSIVLAQHRATEADVADRVSFRTAGATDLDGSFDFITFFDCLHDMPDPVGALRAAYSALADNGTVMLVEPMSWDSVEETLNPLGRLLVGASTWICLPSGLSAEPAYGLGNQAGPTRTCELGREAGFGVAREAVATDFNRVYELRK, from the coding sequence ATGACCACGACCGACACCTCCGTCCTCGACGCCGACCGCCTGGAGGAACTGCTGCACCAGGTGATCACCGACGTGGGCGCGGCGATGACCGTGCCGTTGGCGCTCGTCGGGGACCGGTTGGGACTGTTCACGGAGCTGGCGGAGGGCGGTCCGATGAACGCCGGACAGCTCGCCGAGCGCACGGGCCTCGACGCGCGCTACGTCCAGGAGTGGTTGCTCGCCATGGCCACCACCGGCTATGTCACCCACGACGGGAGCTCCGACTCCTCGTCGGATCCCGCCCGGACGCGCTATCACATGTCACCCGAGCAGGCCGAGGCGTTCACCAACTCCGAAAGCCCCGCCTACGTCGCGGGCGCCTTCCAGAACCTCACCGCGGCCACCCGCATCATCGACCGACTCACCGAGGCGTTCCGTACGGGCGAGGGAGTGGGGTGGCACGAGCATCACGAGGACCTCTTCCTCGGTACGGAGAGGTTCTTCCGGCCGAGCTACCTGGCGAACCTGACGTCGACATGGATCCCGGCGCTGTCGGGAGTGGAGGACAAACTGCGGACGGGCGCGCGGGTGGCGGACGTCGGCTGCGGACTCGGCGCGTCGACGATCATCATGGCGAAGGAGTACCCGAAAAGCGAGTTCGTGGGTATCGACTACCACGGGCCCTCCATCGTGCTGGCACAGCACCGCGCGACGGAGGCGGACGTCGCCGACCGGGTCTCGTTCCGCACGGCCGGGGCGACCGACCTCGACGGCAGCTTCGACTTCATCACCTTCTTCGACTGCCTGCACGACATGCCCGACCCCGTCGGGGCGCTGCGCGCGGCGTACTCCGCGCTCGCCGACAACGGCACGGTGATGCTCGTCGAACCGATGAGTTGGGACAGCGTGGAGGAGACGTTGAACCCGCTGGGACGCCTGCTGGTGGGAGCCTCGACGTGGATCTGCCTGCCCAGCGGGTTGTCCGCGGAACCGGCCTACGGCCTGGGCAACCAGGCGGGCCCGACGAGAACGTGCGAACTCGGCCGGGAGGCGGGCTTCGGCGTCGCGCGCGAAGCAGTGGCCACGGACTTCAACCGGGTGTACGAGTTGCGGAAGTGA
- a CDS encoding DUF1059 domain-containing protein → MTRKYVDCRETPSVSGCTLAMSGETEELVRAAAHHAADVHGHTDDDELRERIRRSLGDAPVADTRPGAFVQLIEFRTDRIDEVERMAREWAEAIGADRTARWAVVGADRDHPDTYVEIVEFPDHAAAMANSASPVTTRFAENLRKVCVDEPRFVNLQVRSTTDFTF, encoded by the coding sequence ATGACACGGAAGTACGTGGACTGCCGGGAGACACCCAGCGTGTCCGGCTGCACGCTGGCGATGAGCGGGGAAACGGAGGAGCTGGTGCGCGCGGCGGCACACCACGCCGCCGATGTGCACGGGCACACCGACGACGACGAACTGCGCGAGAGGATTCGGCGGAGCCTCGGTGACGCTCCCGTGGCCGACACCCGGCCGGGCGCGTTCGTGCAACTGATCGAGTTCCGCACCGACCGGATCGACGAGGTCGAGCGAATGGCGCGGGAGTGGGCCGAGGCGATCGGAGCGGACCGCACCGCGCGGTGGGCGGTCGTCGGAGCCGACCGGGATCACCCGGACACCTACGTGGAGATCGTGGAGTTCCCCGACCACGCCGCCGCGATGGCCAACTCGGCGAGTCCCGTCACCACGCGGTTCGCCGAGAACCTGCGCAAGGTGTGCGTCGACGAGCCCCGGTTCGTGAACCTGCAGGTGCGTTCCACGACCGACTTCACGTTCTGA
- a CDS encoding glycosyl hydrolase family 95 catalytic domain-containing protein — protein sequence MIERERARLTGPPWYRATVVTATLTVAAAVLPAFGTATGAAETSDLRPSPEGLTLWYDEPASDWESEVLPVGNGALGVGVFGGVATERLQFNEKTLWTGGPGAADGYDFGNWREPRPGAIEEVRQRLDTELRADPEWVVSKLGQPKRGYGAYQTFGEIRVSGAELEEVADYRRYLNLADAVAGVSYEADGVHHTREYFASAADDVVVARFSGEVPGAVDVTVGVTAPDNRSKNLTARGGRITFSGALDDNGLRYEAQIQVLTDGGSRVDNPDGSVTVTDADTMTLVLAAGTDYSAEYPVYRGEDPHAAVTERVDAAVAKGYDALRAAHVADHRGLFDRVSLDLGQRMPDLPTDELLARYRDGGLAAEERRALEVLYFQYGRYLLIASSRSGSLPANLQGVWNDSTSPPWSADYHVNINLQMNYWPAEVTNLSETTEPLFDYVDSLVAPGTVTAKEMFGNRGWVVHNETTPFGYTGVHDWATSFWFPEAGAWLAQSYWEHYLFTRDETFLAERAYPMLKSLSRFWIDELVTDSRDGRLVVSPSYSPEQGDFSAGASMSQQIVWDLLTNTAEAAELVGEDEEFRAELAATLADLDPGLRIGSWGQLQEWKEDWDDPNNQHRHVSHLFALHPGRQIDPYSEPEYTAAAEKSLLARGDGGTGWSKAWKINFWARLLDGDHAHTMLSELLSHSTLPNLWDTHPPFQIDGNFGATAGIAEMLVQSHRGVVDVLPALPTEWSTGSVSGLRARGDVTVDVEWANGTANRITLEAGRDGPIRIHSGLFGGRFRVTDAETGRTVDVERDGEEIVIDADAGHTYVATTLVEVALSAPDRVEDGALFTVEATVAAVDRTVPASRIGLAVPEGWTVVPAEHALRPLRAGSSTTVAFAVTSKVGESGGARLRAVLRGDGWRASATRVVTVDVSPAGVR from the coding sequence ATGATCGAACGAGAACGTGCACGACTCACCGGACCGCCGTGGTACCGAGCGACCGTGGTGACGGCGACGTTGACCGTGGCCGCGGCGGTCCTGCCCGCGTTCGGGACGGCCACCGGCGCCGCCGAGACCTCCGACCTTCGACCATCCCCCGAGGGCCTCACGCTGTGGTACGACGAGCCCGCGTCCGACTGGGAGTCGGAGGTCCTCCCCGTCGGAAACGGTGCCCTCGGCGTGGGGGTGTTCGGTGGGGTGGCCACCGAACGGCTGCAGTTCAACGAGAAGACGCTGTGGACGGGCGGCCCCGGAGCGGCGGACGGATACGACTTCGGCAACTGGCGGGAACCGAGACCGGGAGCCATCGAGGAGGTGCGGCAACGCCTCGACACCGAGCTGCGGGCCGACCCGGAATGGGTCGTGAGCAAGCTCGGACAACCGAAACGGGGCTACGGCGCGTACCAGACCTTCGGCGAGATCCGCGTCAGCGGCGCCGAACTGGAGGAGGTCGCCGACTACCGGCGGTACCTGAACCTCGCCGACGCCGTGGCGGGCGTGTCGTACGAGGCCGACGGCGTCCACCACACCCGCGAGTACTTCGCCTCCGCGGCCGACGACGTGGTCGTCGCGCGCTTCTCGGGCGAGGTGCCGGGTGCCGTCGACGTCACGGTGGGCGTCACCGCGCCCGACAACAGGTCGAAGAACCTCACCGCGCGGGGCGGCCGTATCACCTTCTCGGGTGCGCTCGACGACAACGGCCTGCGCTACGAGGCCCAGATCCAGGTGCTCACCGACGGCGGTTCGCGCGTCGACAACCCCGACGGCTCGGTCACTGTGACGGACGCCGACACGATGACGCTCGTGCTCGCCGCGGGCACCGACTACTCCGCCGAGTACCCGGTCTACCGCGGCGAGGACCCGCACGCGGCCGTCACCGAGCGCGTCGACGCGGCGGTGGCCAAGGGCTACGACGCGCTGCGGGCCGCGCACGTCGCCGACCACCGGGGGCTGTTCGACCGGGTCTCCCTCGACCTCGGGCAACGGATGCCCGACCTGCCCACCGACGAACTGCTGGCCCGCTACCGCGACGGTGGCCTCGCCGCCGAGGAACGGCGCGCGCTCGAAGTGCTGTACTTCCAGTACGGGCGCTACCTCCTCATCGCGTCGTCGCGGTCCGGCTCGTTGCCGGCGAACCTGCAGGGGGTGTGGAACGACTCGACGAGCCCACCGTGGAGCGCCGACTACCACGTCAACATCAACCTGCAGATGAACTACTGGCCCGCCGAGGTCACGAACCTCTCCGAGACCACGGAGCCGTTGTTCGACTACGTCGACTCGCTCGTGGCCCCCGGCACGGTGACGGCGAAGGAGATGTTCGGCAACCGGGGTTGGGTGGTGCACAACGAGACGACCCCCTTCGGCTACACGGGAGTGCACGACTGGGCGACCTCCTTCTGGTTCCCCGAGGCGGGGGCCTGGCTGGCTCAGAGCTATTGGGAGCACTACCTGTTCACACGGGACGAGACGTTCCTCGCGGAACGCGCCTACCCGATGCTGAAGTCGCTGTCGCGGTTCTGGATCGACGAGCTCGTCACCGATTCTCGCGACGGGCGCCTCGTGGTGAGCCCCAGCTACTCGCCCGAGCAGGGAGACTTCTCGGCGGGCGCGTCGATGTCGCAGCAAATCGTGTGGGACCTGCTCACCAACACCGCCGAGGCCGCCGAGCTGGTCGGTGAGGACGAGGAGTTCCGCGCCGAGCTCGCCGCCACGCTCGCCGACCTCGATCCGGGCCTGCGTATCGGCTCGTGGGGTCAGTTGCAGGAGTGGAAAGAGGACTGGGACGACCCGAACAACCAGCACCGGCACGTGTCGCACTTGTTCGCCCTGCATCCGGGACGTCAGATCGACCCGTACTCCGAGCCCGAGTACACCGCGGCCGCGGAGAAGTCGCTGCTCGCCCGTGGTGACGGCGGTACGGGATGGAGCAAGGCGTGGAAGATCAACTTCTGGGCGCGGCTGCTGGACGGGGACCACGCCCACACGATGCTGTCGGAACTGTTGTCCCACAGCACGCTGCCGAACCTGTGGGACACGCATCCGCCGTTCCAGATCGACGGCAACTTCGGGGCCACGGCGGGAATCGCGGAGATGCTGGTGCAAAGTCACCGCGGCGTCGTCGACGTGCTTCCCGCGCTGCCGACGGAGTGGAGTACGGGGTCGGTGTCCGGGCTGCGGGCCCGTGGCGACGTCACGGTGGACGTCGAATGGGCGAATGGCACGGCGAACCGAATCACCCTGGAAGCCGGACGGGACGGTCCCATTAGGATACATAGTGGACTGTTTGGTGGTCGGTTCCGGGTGACGGACGCCGAGACCGGTCGGACGGTGGACGTGGAACGGGACGGCGAGGAGATCGTGATCGACGCCGACGCCGGACACACCTACGTGGCGACGACCCTCGTGGAGGTGGCGCTGTCCGCGCCCGACCGGGTGGAGGACGGTGCGCTGTTCACTGTCGAGGCCACGGTGGCGGCCGTCGACCGCACGGTTCCGGCGAGCCGGATCGGCCTTGCCGTGCCGGAGGGCTGGACAGTGGTCCCCGCCGAACACGCGCTGCGCCCCCTTCGGGCCGGGAGTTCGACCACCGTGGCGTTCGCGGTCACCTCGAAGGTGGGAGAAAGCGGCGGAGCGAGGTTGCGGGCGGTGCTGCGTGGTGACGGCTGGCGGGCCTCGGCGACCCGTGTGGTGACCGTCGACGTCTCCCCGGCGGGAGTGCGGTGA
- a CDS encoding PASTA domain-containing protein has protein sequence MRAIHRRCCSLLIGVLALLPASGACLPLRAALDGDHAPSRPVPMPSLHGVNLGDGVRALRALGIDDITTVPIDDHLFVFNRDNWIVVRQAPSAGKIVTPGEEVVLSVEKTDEAESRFCFDGDC, from the coding sequence ATGCGCGCAATCCACCGCAGGTGCTGCTCCCTCCTCATCGGCGTCCTCGCCCTCCTGCCCGCTTCGGGGGCCTGTCTTCCCCTGCGCGCGGCACTCGACGGCGACCACGCACCGTCTCGTCCCGTGCCGATGCCGTCACTGCACGGCGTCAACCTCGGTGACGGCGTGAGGGCGTTGCGGGCCCTCGGCATCGACGACATCACCACCGTGCCGATCGACGACCACCTGTTCGTGTTCAACCGCGACAACTGGATCGTGGTGCGACAGGCGCCGTCGGCCGGGAAGATCGTCACGCCGGGCGAGGAGGTGGTGCTCAGCGTGGAGAAGACGGACGAGGCGGAGTCGCGGTTCTGCTTCGACGGCGACTGCTGA
- a CDS encoding MEDS domain-containing protein — translation MRRTSTLSVPVSRGWHDHTCWFHTGPRNWRDVLVPFFEEGVVHRESLFYVSDKTPEELAEDLKELPGRDELLRTGQLTLMSVGLARGMAGDQRLAEQMDVIRRETDHALAAGYPRLRIAAESAHPIQGRADAVQFVRSELLVDEMVSRMPVVLLCGYDGRYVDRRAAAALSFVHPLRQRSTFGSGSGLYADPNQPDTWRLHGELDLASREVFEIALDALPVHGDLHLKLDGLDFIDVGGAHALAALAERIFPRRLILHDPPTGLMRIVELSRDEFPSMRRVVASS, via the coding sequence ATGCGCAGGACGAGCACCCTCTCCGTGCCGGTCAGCCGGGGGTGGCACGATCATACCTGCTGGTTCCACACGGGGCCCCGGAATTGGCGCGACGTGCTCGTGCCGTTCTTCGAGGAGGGTGTGGTGCACCGGGAGTCGTTGTTCTACGTCTCCGACAAGACCCCGGAGGAACTGGCCGAGGACCTAAAGGAACTACCCGGCCGTGACGAGTTGTTGCGCACCGGGCAACTGACCCTGATGTCGGTGGGGCTCGCCAGGGGAATGGCGGGGGATCAGCGTCTCGCCGAACAGATGGACGTCATCCGGCGCGAGACGGACCACGCCCTCGCGGCCGGATACCCGCGGTTGCGGATCGCCGCCGAGTCCGCGCATCCCATCCAGGGCCGGGCCGACGCCGTGCAATTCGTGCGCTCGGAGTTGCTCGTGGACGAAATGGTGTCGCGGATGCCGGTGGTGTTGTTGTGTGGTTACGACGGTCGTTACGTCGATCGACGTGCCGCGGCGGCGCTTTCCTTCGTGCATCCGCTGAGGCAGCGCTCGACGTTCGGATCGGGCTCGGGGCTGTACGCCGATCCCAATCAGCCCGACACCTGGCGGCTCCACGGCGAACTCGATCTCGCCTCCCGCGAGGTGTTCGAGATCGCGCTGGACGCCCTGCCCGTGCACGGCGACCTGCATCTCAAGCTCGACGGGCTCGACTTCATCGACGTGGGGGGAGCGCATGCTCTCGCGGCTCTCGCCGAACGCATCTTCCCCCGCCGCTTGATCCTGCACGACCCCCCGACCGGGCTGATGCGCATCGTCGAGCTCTCCCGTGACGAATTTCCCTCCATGCGCCGGGTGGTCGCCAGTTCCTGA
- a CDS encoding helix-turn-helix transcriptional regulator has protein sequence MYLSLHTARHLVSVVDTIAGITDPERFPESCLAVMCDLLASDSVVYHARDLRTGTVRHVEFHRVSAPSGDGFRPHHVTLSVTPVPTLHATVVFSRHTRPYTDVEHDVCELLREPITSVLRRLHSARLVVPDLQQTVLTLREREIVRLVALGRTNVAIAHELALSPRTVAKHLEHVYRKLRVDGRAAAVARVLG, from the coding sequence ATGTACCTCTCACTGCACACGGCCCGACATCTCGTGTCCGTTGTGGACACCATCGCCGGGATCACCGACCCGGAACGGTTCCCGGAGTCGTGTCTGGCGGTGATGTGCGATCTTCTCGCCTCGGATTCCGTCGTCTACCACGCGCGGGATCTCCGCACCGGCACCGTCCGTCACGTCGAGTTCCACCGCGTGTCCGCCCCGTCGGGCGACGGGTTCCGCCCGCACCACGTCACGCTCTCGGTGACGCCGGTTCCGACGTTGCACGCCACCGTGGTGTTCTCGCGTCACACCCGCCCCTACACCGACGTCGAGCACGACGTGTGCGAGCTGCTGCGGGAACCGATCACGTCGGTCCTCCGGCGGTTGCACTCCGCTCGTCTCGTGGTCCCGGACCTCCAGCAGACCGTGCTGACCCTGCGGGAACGGGAGATCGTCCGGCTCGTGGCCCTGGGGCGCACGAACGTCGCGATCGCGCACGAGCTGGCGCTCAGTCCGCGTACCGTCGCCAAGCACCTGGAGCACGTCTACCGCAAGCTTCGGGTCGACGGTCGGGCCGCGGCGGTCGCTCGCGTCCTGGGTTGA
- a CDS encoding GAF domain-containing protein encodes MSRSAETGGRESGTPRSPSATRQLAGLKLDELLSGVQSRLAEISRTSDRLQSLLDAVLAVSGQLELDTTLRRTVRAALDLVEARSGTLTVLAPEGGPPERVTVNLDPDSGTEVEVPQARAPESRAALAVPVWVRDETVGTLYVNNKRGGGEFSADDEIVLRSLAASAGVAVENARLFEQTRVRGRWLEAVTAVNAELLAGASPDRSLRRLAEVAGELSGADAAVVLLDEGDGALSVGAVFGSVPRLAVGELIVAGGVLSDVLSKAEPTILDDLRRADTSLPTSLTTKFGSTVVAPLRSSEGVKGVLLALRDRGATGFSHREMSMVASFAAQATVALRFADKQEGERTIALLADRDRIAQDLHDHVIQRLFAVGMSLQGVLKDLRDPYVVERVRDALQRLGQTVREIRTSIFNLHSLGTSARHSLRRRLLDIASEPPNGTKVPSVRIGGALDTLVPEWLGRDVEAVARQGIGQLARQVVDRGATPEVVLDVNVDDTVTVDILVRGTDHVPAHSSWFEEIRRRADDHGGEVEVRTDDDVVRLIWTVPLPETDTASS; translated from the coding sequence ATGTCGCGCAGCGCCGAAACGGGAGGACGGGAGTCGGGCACACCACGGTCCCCGTCGGCCACCCGGCAGCTGGCCGGACTCAAACTGGACGAGCTCCTTTCGGGCGTACAGTCCCGACTCGCCGAGATCTCGCGCACGAGCGACCGGCTGCAGTCGCTGCTCGACGCGGTTCTCGCGGTCAGTGGTCAGCTCGAACTCGACACGACGCTGCGGCGCACGGTGCGGGCCGCGCTCGACCTGGTGGAGGCACGCAGCGGCACGTTGACGGTGCTCGCCCCCGAGGGTGGGCCCCCGGAACGGGTCACCGTCAATCTCGACCCCGACTCCGGCACCGAGGTGGAGGTGCCGCAGGCCCGCGCTCCCGAGTCGAGGGCGGCCCTCGCCGTGCCCGTGTGGGTGCGGGACGAGACGGTGGGCACCCTCTACGTCAACAACAAGCGGGGTGGCGGCGAGTTCAGCGCCGACGACGAGATCGTGCTGCGGTCACTCGCGGCCTCCGCCGGGGTGGCGGTGGAGAACGCCCGACTCTTCGAACAGACCCGGGTGCGCGGTCGATGGCTGGAAGCCGTCACCGCCGTGAACGCGGAACTGCTCGCCGGCGCGTCGCCCGACCGATCGCTGCGGCGTCTCGCCGAGGTGGCCGGAGAACTGTCCGGGGCCGACGCGGCGGTGGTCCTGCTCGACGAGGGGGACGGCGCGTTGTCCGTCGGCGCGGTCTTCGGGTCGGTACCTCGGCTCGCGGTGGGTGAACTGATCGTCGCGGGTGGTGTCCTCAGCGACGTGCTGAGCAAGGCCGAACCGACGATCCTCGACGATCTCCGTCGTGCGGACACGTCGCTTCCCACGTCGTTGACCACGAAGTTCGGGAGCACCGTCGTGGCGCCGTTGCGTAGTTCCGAGGGCGTCAAGGGCGTACTGCTGGCCCTGCGGGATCGCGGCGCCACCGGGTTCTCCCACCGGGAGATGTCGATGGTGGCCTCGTTCGCCGCGCAGGCCACCGTGGCGTTGCGGTTCGCGGACAAGCAGGAGGGCGAGCGCACCATCGCGCTCCTCGCCGACCGGGACCGCATCGCCCAGGACCTGCACGACCACGTCATCCAGCGGCTGTTCGCCGTCGGCATGAGCTTGCAGGGCGTGCTCAAGGACCTGCGTGATCCCTACGTGGTCGAGCGGGTTCGCGACGCGCTGCAGCGACTCGGCCAGACGGTGCGGGAGATCCGTACCTCGATCTTCAATCTGCATTCGCTGGGCACGTCGGCGCGTCACAGCCTGCGGCGGAGGCTGCTCGACATCGCCTCCGAACCGCCGAACGGAACGAAGGTCCCCTCGGTCCGCATCGGCGGCGCTCTCGACACCCTCGTACCCGAATGGCTCGGCCGCGACGTCGAGGCGGTCGCCCGGCAGGGCATCGGGCAGCTCGCCCGGCAGGTGGTCGATCGGGGCGCCACCCCGGAGGTCGTACTCGACGTCAACGTCGACGACACGGTGACCGTCGACATCCTCGTCCGGGGAACCGACCACGTGCCCGCGCACAGCTCGTGGTTCGAGGAGATCCGCCGGCGAGCCGACGACCACGGTGGTGAGGTGGAGGTGCGCACCGACGATGACGTCGTCCGGTTGATCTGGACGGTGCCGTTGCCCGAGACCGACACCGCCTCGTCGTAG
- a CDS encoding cupin domain-containing protein: MSEHPTVTAVDALAAELLDEAESHSARRTARTLVSGNSLRSTLIAMLTGTELAEHDSPPAGTLHVLGGTVLLRTPSRQWELAEGDLVPLPPERHSVYALSDATLLLTVALH, encoded by the coding sequence TTGAGCGAGCATCCCACCGTGACAGCCGTCGACGCTCTGGCCGCCGAACTACTCGACGAGGCCGAAAGTCACAGCGCGCGCCGTACCGCGCGCACCCTCGTGTCGGGTAACTCGTTGCGGTCCACGTTGATCGCGATGCTCACGGGCACCGAACTGGCCGAACATGACTCGCCGCCCGCCGGGACGTTGCACGTGCTGGGCGGCACCGTGCTGTTGCGCACGCCGAGCAGACAGTGGGAGCTGGCCGAGGGCGACCTGGTGCCGTTGCCGCCGGAACGCCACTCGGTCTACGCGCTCAGCGACGCGACCCTGTTGCTGACCGTCGCCCTGCACTGA